The following coding sequences are from one Arthrobacter sp. PvP023 window:
- a CDS encoding LacI family DNA-binding transcriptional regulator, giving the protein MEPASPGTTVTLRDVAAASGVSVSTASRALDERGASKSAAAAHVRKIAEELGYRRNSFASSLRRGETRTLGVLVPRLSDTVMALMFEELERAAAGRGYFAMVATSGDDPEDERRAAETLLDRNVDGLILATARLDDELPRLLRQRGVAHALVLRTDGESPSAIGDDEVGGYLAVRHLIDLGHRDIAVVTGPSFTSSAVARLAGARRALEEAGIQTPEEWLIAAGYGIENGYSAGESLLGVNRVRRPTAIFAANDNIAMGIMAAAHRVHVTVGEDLALVGYNDTPLAARLPTPLSSVRVPLDQIATTAIDLIVNPGKEPRIRKSMPALIPRASSGPPKHSPAIPS; this is encoded by the coding sequence ATGGAACCGGCCAGCCCAGGCACTACCGTCACGCTGAGGGACGTTGCCGCGGCCAGCGGAGTCAGCGTGTCCACAGCCAGCCGCGCCTTGGACGAGCGGGGAGCCTCCAAATCAGCCGCAGCAGCGCACGTCCGAAAGATCGCTGAAGAGCTGGGATACCGGAGGAACTCCTTCGCCTCCAGCCTGCGCCGGGGCGAAACGCGGACCCTGGGCGTTCTGGTGCCGCGCCTCAGCGACACCGTGATGGCGCTCATGTTCGAGGAACTTGAAAGAGCTGCGGCCGGCCGCGGCTACTTCGCCATGGTCGCCACCAGCGGCGACGACCCCGAGGACGAACGCCGGGCCGCGGAAACCCTTCTCGACCGCAACGTTGACGGCCTAATCCTCGCAACGGCCCGTCTCGACGACGAACTTCCGCGCCTCCTCCGCCAACGCGGTGTAGCCCACGCCCTTGTCCTGCGCACGGACGGGGAAAGCCCTTCCGCAATCGGCGACGACGAGGTCGGTGGATATTTGGCCGTCCGCCACCTCATAGATCTGGGCCACAGGGATATCGCCGTCGTCACCGGCCCGTCCTTCACCTCCAGCGCCGTCGCCCGCCTTGCCGGCGCTCGCAGGGCGCTGGAGGAGGCCGGCATCCAAACACCGGAGGAATGGCTGATTGCCGCAGGCTACGGCATCGAGAATGGATACTCAGCAGGAGAATCCCTCCTCGGAGTCAACCGGGTCAGGCGCCCCACCGCCATCTTCGCCGCAAACGACAACATAGCCATGGGCATCATGGCGGCAGCACACCGCGTCCATGTCACCGTCGGGGAGGACCTTGCCCTCGTTGGCTACAACGACACACCGCTCGCCGCAAGGCTGCCCACTCCACTGTCATCCGTGCGTGTGCCTCTGGATCAAATCGCCACCACTGCCATCGACCTCATCGTCAATCCAGGCAAAGAACCCCGGATCCGCAAATCGATGCCGGCGCTTATCCCCCGCGCATCAAGCGGGCCGCCAAAGCACTCCCCGGCCATCCCGTCCTAG